One genomic segment of Candidatus Epulonipiscium sp. includes these proteins:
- the trpB gene encoding tryptophan synthase subunit beta has protein sequence MPTEDGFYGEFGGRFVPKELEKVLDEVTNAFMEYKDNPEFVKELDYYFSEYIGRPNPLYYCEKLTKKMGGAKIYLKREDLNHTGAHKINNAIGQVLLAKRLGKKRIIAETGAGQHGVATATACALFDMECIIYMGEIDIKRQALNVFRMELLGAKVESVTKGTKTLKDAVDVALEDLVKNHENTYYMLGSAVGPHPYPLMVRHFQSIIGREARNQILNIENRLPDYVVACVGGGSNAIGLFTPFYNDENVKIIGVEPAGKGIETGMHAASISVGKPGIIHGFKCYTLSDENGEPLPVHSVAAGLDYPGVGPEHSFYKASGRGEYVYITDKEALDAFVELSRVEGIIPAIESSHAVAYAMKLAKQTNPGEIMIVNLSGRGDKDVQQVAEMVEGGEYTIK, from the coding sequence ATGCCCACAGAAGATGGTTTTTATGGAGAATTTGGGGGGAGATTTGTACCAAAAGAACTAGAAAAGGTTCTTGATGAAGTAACCAATGCATTTATGGAATATAAGGATAATCCTGAGTTTGTTAAAGAACTGGATTACTATTTTTCAGAATATATTGGAAGACCTAATCCTCTTTATTATTGTGAAAAACTCACTAAAAAAATGGGTGGGGCAAAGATTTATTTAAAAAGAGAAGATTTAAATCATACGGGGGCCCATAAAATCAACAATGCCATAGGTCAAGTTTTACTTGCAAAAAGGTTGGGCAAAAAAAGGATCATTGCAGAAACAGGGGCAGGACAGCATGGGGTAGCTACAGCAACAGCCTGTGCCTTGTTTGACATGGAATGCATTATCTATATGGGGGAGATTGACATAAAACGTCAGGCTCTTAATGTATTTCGAATGGAACTTTTAGGGGCAAAGGTAGAGTCCGTAACTAAGGGGACAAAAACTCTAAAAGATGCTGTAGATGTAGCTTTAGAGGATTTAGTTAAGAATCATGAAAACACCTATTATATGCTAGGTTCGGCAGTAGGTCCACATCCGTATCCACTAATGGTTAGGCATTTTCAAAGTATAATCGGTAGGGAAGCGAGGAATCAGATTTTAAACATTGAAAACAGACTTCCTGATTATGTTGTTGCTTGTGTAGGGGGAGGAAGTAATGCTATCGGCTTATTTACACCCTTCTACAATGATGAAAATGTAAAAATTATAGGGGTTGAGCCTGCCGGAAAAGGAATTGAAACGGGAATGCATGCGGCTTCGATATCTGTTGGAAAACCTGGAATTATCCATGGCTTTAAATGTTATACCTTAAGTGACGAAAATGGAGAACCTCTCCCCGTACACTCTGTAGCTGCAGGGTTGGATTATCCAGGGGTAGGACCTGAACATAGTTTTTATAAGGCCAGTGGCCGTGGGGAATATGTGTACATTACCGATAAAGAAGCCCTAGATGCCTTTGTAGAACTATCTAGAGTAGAGGGAATTATTCCAGCTATAGAAAGTTCCCATGCCGTGGCATATGCAATGAAACTTGCAAAACAGACCAATCCTGGGGAAATCATGATTGTTAATTTATCAGGTAGGGGAGACAAGGACGTTCAACAGGTAGCAGAAATGGTTGAGGGCGGAGAATACACCATAAAATAA
- a CDS encoding DNA-processing protein DprA codes for MQIIDIIDTIALFGIDGVGRRTIYKISKQHPKDKLNPRCIQDILSERSIFPSLKEISKAYEYAEQIIESTIKRNIHILTIQDDRFPSALKVIPNPPILLFIRGDYKFINKEKSCIAVIGTRQPTSYGRDISKMIGEYLAQKKMAVVSGLAVGCDTKAHIGCLQGKGKTAAVLAHGLDMIYPYENKRLSEEIISSGGCIISEYLPKQIPQPYTFIERNRIQTGLSQGLIVIETEKTGGTMHTVQFALKQNKKIGCIKYPDSFKKYKKLGGNEKILKDTYTIPIKNYRDIDYFINA; via the coding sequence GTGCAAATTATAGACATTATCGATACAATTGCCCTATTTGGCATTGATGGTGTTGGAAGAAGAACTATATACAAAATATCAAAGCAACATCCAAAGGATAAATTAAATCCCAGGTGTATACAAGATATATTATCAGAAAGGTCCATATTCCCATCCCTTAAAGAAATTAGTAAAGCTTATGAATATGCCGAGCAAATCATAGAGAGTACTATAAAAAGAAATATACATATACTAACCATCCAAGATGATAGATTTCCATCAGCCCTTAAGGTGATTCCTAACCCACCTATTCTATTATTTATTCGCGGGGATTATAAATTTATTAATAAAGAAAAATCCTGTATTGCAGTAATAGGAACAAGACAGCCTACATCCTATGGCAGGGATATCTCTAAAATGATTGGAGAATATTTGGCTCAAAAGAAGATGGCTGTAGTTAGCGGTTTAGCAGTAGGATGTGATACAAAAGCCCATATAGGATGTTTGCAGGGAAAGGGAAAGACTGCTGCAGTACTTGCCCATGGCCTTGATATGATATACCCTTATGAAAATAAGAGGCTATCAGAGGAAATAATAAGCTCAGGTGGATGTATAATAAGCGAATACCTCCCCAAACAAATACCCCAACCCTATACCTTTATTGAAAGAAATAGAATACAAACTGGTCTAAGCCAAGGGTTAATAGTCATTGAGACTGAAAAAACAGGGGGAACCATGCATACAGTTCAATTTGCCTTAAAACAAAACAAGAAAATAGGATGTATAAAATATCCTGATTCATTTAAAAAGTATAAAAAACTAGGCGGAAATGAAAAAATATTAAAGGATACATACACTATCCCTATTAAAAATTACAGGGATATCGATTACTTTATAAATGCCTAG